In the Manis javanica isolate MJ-LG chromosome 14, MJ_LKY, whole genome shotgun sequence genome, one interval contains:
- the LOC108390691 gene encoding olfactory receptor 2V1-like, producing MAWVGNQTLISQFILLGLFTGSPLHLLLFCTIVLMFLVALSGNGLMLLLINTDPRLHSPMYFFLSWLSLMDLMLVCTIVPRMATDFLLGRGSISFTGCGIQILFFLTLLGDECFLLAFMAYDRYVAISNPLRYSVVMGRRVCWLMVAGSWLFGLVDGLIQAVFTLRFPYCGSQEIDHFFCEVPAILKLACADTSLYETMIYVCCVLMLLLPFSVISASYLRILVVVLRMSSAEGRRKALATCSSHMAVVSLFYGAAMITYMRPQAYHSSKQDKVVSAFYTMVTPMLNPLIYSLRNKEVAGALKKLLGRCPCAQCQG from the coding sequence ATGGCCTGGGTGGGAAACCAGACTCTCATCTCCCAGTTCATCCTCCTGGGCCTCTTCACTGGCTCACCGCtgcacctcctcctcttctgcaCCATTGTGCTCATGTTCCTGGTGGCGCTCTCTGGCAATGGGCTCATGCTCCTCCTCATCAACACTGACCCCCGCCTGCACagccccatgtacttcttcctcagctgGCTGTCACTCATGGACCTCATGCTTGTCTGCACCATTGTGCCACGCATGGCCACAGACTTCCTCCTGGGCCGTGGCTCCATCTCCTTCACAGGCTGTGGGATCCAGATCCTCTTCTTCCTCACCCTGCTGGGGGATGAATGCTTCCTGCTGGCCTttatggcctatgaccgctatgtggccatcagCAACCCGCTGAGGTACTCAGTGGTCATGGGCCGCCGTGTCTGCTGGCTCATGGTGGCAGGGTCCTGGCTCTTTGGTCTGGTGGACGGGCTGATCCAGGCTGTCTTCACCCTGCGCTTCCCCTACTGTGGCTCCCAGGAGATCGACCACTTCTTCTGCGAGGTCCCTGCCATACTCAAGCTGGCCTGTGCTGACACCTCCCTCTATGAGACCATGATCTATGTCTGCTGTGTCCTCATGCTGCTCCTGCCCTTCTCTGTCATCTCCGCCTCCTACCTACGGATTCTGGTAGTTGTGCTCCGTATGAGCTCAGCTGAAGGTCGACGGAAGGCCCTTGCTACCTGCTCCTCGCACATGGCAGTGGTTTCCCTCTTCTACGGCGCTGCCATGATCACCTACATGCGGCCCCAGGCCTACCACTCCTCCAAGCAAGACAAGGTGGTCTCTGCCTTCTACACCATGGTCACCCCTATGCTCAACCCtctcatctacagcctgaggaacaagGAAGTGGCTGGGGCTCTCAAGAAACTCCTGGGAAGGTGTCCATGTGCCCAGTGTCAGGGGTAG